Proteins from a single region of Ascaphus truei isolate aAscTru1 chromosome 12 unlocalized genomic scaffold, aAscTru1.hap1 SUPER_12_unloc_3, whole genome shotgun sequence:
- the LOC142473634 gene encoding histone H2B 1.1-like, translated as MPEPAKSAPAAKKGSKKAVTKTQKKDGKKRRKSRKESYAIYVYKVLKQVHPDTGISSKAMGIMNSFVNDIFERIAGESSRLAHYNKRSTITSREIQTAVRLLLPGELAKHAVSEGTKAVTKYTSAK; from the coding sequence ATGCCTGAACCAGCCAAGTCTGCGCCAGCGGCCAAGAAGGGCTCTAAGAAAGCCGTGACCAAGACCCagaagaaggatgggaagaaGCGTAGGAAGAGCAGGAAGGAAAGTTACGCGATCTACGTGTACAAAGTGCTGAAGCAGGTTCACCCTGACACCGGCATCTCCTCCAAGGCCATGGGCATCatgaactcctttgtgaatgaTATCTTCGAGCGCATCGCAGGGGAATCGTCCCGTCTGGCTCATTACAACAAGCGCTCGACCATCACTTCCCGGGAGATCCAGACCGCTGTGCGCCTGCTGCTGCCGGGAGAGCTGGCCAAGCACGCCGTGTCCGAGGGCACCAAGGCGGTCACCAAGTACACCAGCGCCAAGTAA
- the LOC142473635 gene encoding histone H2A type 1-like, translated as MSGRGKQGGKTRAKAKTRSSRAGLQFPVGRVHRLLRKGNYAQRVGAGAPVYLAAVLEYLTAEILELAGNAARDNKKSRIIPRHLQLAVRNDEELNRLLGGVTIAQGGVLPNIQAVLLPKKTESHKPAKSSK; from the coding sequence ATGTCTGGAAGAGGCAAACAAGGCGGGAAAACTCGCGCTAAGGCCAAGACGCGCTCATCTCGGGCTGGGCTGCAGTTCCCAGTCGGCCGTGTGCACAGGCTGCTTCGGAAGGGAAATTATGCTCAGCGTGTGGGGGCCGGAGCCCCGGTCTATTTGGCCGCAGTGCTGGAGTATCTGACCGCTGAGATCCTGGAGTTGGCCGGTAACGCCGCCCGGGACAATAAGAAGTCCCGCATCATCCCCCGGCACCTGCAGCTCGCTGTGCGGAACGACGAGGAGCTGAACAGGCTGCTCGGAGGGGTCACCATCGCTCAGGGGGGTGTCCTGCCCAACATCCAGGCCGTGCTACTGCCCAAGAAAACCGAGAGCCACAAACCGGCCAAGAGCAGCAAGTGA
- the LOC142473637 gene encoding histone H4, with protein sequence MTGRGKGGKGLGKGGAKRHRKVLRDNIQGITKPAIRRLARRGGVKRISGLIYEETRGVLKVFLENVIRDAVTYTEHAKRKTVTAMDVVYALKRQGRTLYGFGG encoded by the coding sequence ATGACTGGTCGCGGTAAAGGAGGAAAAGGGCTCGGGAAAGGAGGCGCCAAGAGGCACAGGAAGGTTCTTCGTGACAACATCCAAGGCATAACCAAGCCTGCTATCCGCCGCCTGGCTCGCAGAGGAGGAGTGAAGCGCATCTCCGGTCTCATCTATGAAGAGACCCGTGGGGTGCTCAAGGTTTTCCTGGAGAATGTGATCCGGGACGCGGTCACCTACACCGAGCACGCTAAGAGGAAGACAGTCACCGCTATGGACGTGGTGTATGCTCTCAAGCGCCAGGGCCGCACTCTCTATGGATTCGGAGGCTAA
- the LOC142473650 gene encoding histone H1-like, protein MAETAPAPPPPAESAAKKKQPKKAAGASKSRPAKSGPSVSDLIVRAVSASKERSGVSLSALKKALAAGGYDVEKNNSRLKLALKGLVSKETLIQLKGSGASGSFKLNKKQLESKEKAAKKKDVGKPKKPVAKKPAKSPKKPKKAPAGVKKSPKKVKKPAAAKKPAKSPKKSKAAKPRKAVKSPAAKKAAKPKTAKSPAKAKAAKPKAAKPKRAAAPKK, encoded by the coding sequence atggccgagaccgctcctgctcctcctcctccagctgaaagcgccgccaagaagaagcagccgaaGAAAGCGGCCGGAGCCTCGAAAAGCCGCCCAGCAAAGTCCGGTCCCAGCGTGTCCGATCTGATAGTGAGAGCTGTGTCCGCCTCTAAGGAGCGCAGCGGGGTCTCCCTGTCCGCTCTGAAGAAGGCTCTGGCTGCAGGAGGCTACGATGTGGAGAAGAATAACAGCCGCCTGAAGCTGGCTCTCAAGGGCTTGGTGAGCAAGGAAACCCTGATCCAGCTGAAAGGGAGCGGAGCCTCCGGATCGTTCAAGCTGAATAAGAAGCAGctggagagcaaggagaaggcggccAAGAAAAAGGATGTGGGGAAACCCAAGAAGCCAGTGGCAAAGAAACCCGCCAAGTCCCCCAAGAAACCCAAAAAGGCTCCGGCGGGAGTGAAGAAAAGCCCCAAAAAGGTCAAGAAACCGGCGGCCGCCAAGAAGCCAGCAAAAAGCCCGAAGAAGTCTAAAGCTGCCAAGCCCAGGAAGGCTGTGAAGAGCCCGGCGGCTAAAAAGGCTGCGAAGCCAAAAACTGCTAAGAGTCCAGCTAAGGCCAAGGCAGCCAAACCCAAAGCAGCAAAGCCCAAGAGGGCGGCAGCTCCTAAGAAGTGA
- the LOC142473651 gene encoding histone H3 — MARTKQTARKSTGGKAPRKQLATKAARKSAPATGGVKKPHRYRPGTVALREIRRYQKSTELLIRKLPFQRLVREIAQDFKTDLRFQSSAVMALQEASEAYLVGLFEDTNLCAIHAKRVTIMPKDIQLARRIRGERA, encoded by the coding sequence atggcccggaccaagcagaccgcccggaaatccaccggAGGGAAGGCTCCCCGTAAGCAGCTAGCGACCAAGGCTGCCAGAAAGAGCGCTCCGGCCACCGGCGGAGTGAAGAAGCCTCACCGCTACCGGCCCGGTACTGTGGCTCTCAGGGAGATCCGCCGCTACCAGAAGTCCACCGAGCTGCTCATCCGCAAGCTGCCCTTCCAGCGCCTGGTCCGGGAGATCGCCCAGGACTTCAAGACTGACCTGCGCTTCCAGAGCTCGGCTGTCATGGCTCTGCAGGAGGCCAGCGAGGCTTATCTGGTGGGGCTCTTCGAGGACACCAACCTGTGCGCTATCCACGCCAAGAGGGTCACCATCATGCCCAAGGACATCCAGCTGGCCCGCAggatcagaggggagagagcttaG